The following are encoded in a window of Jeotgalibacillus aurantiacus genomic DNA:
- a CDS encoding DNA cytosine methyltransferase gives MQLDLFREIIVDNFAGGGGASTGIEMATGLNVDVAINHDPAAIAMHKANHPHTEHYCESVWDVDPVEVVKGRKVGLCWLSPDCKHFSKAKGGKPVDKTIRGLAWVALRWAATVKPRVIILENVEEFKTWGPLKDGKPDPDRKGYTFKSFVKQFRKHGYEIAWKELRACDFGAPTTRKRLFLIARCDG, from the coding sequence ATGCAGTTGGATTTATTTAGAGAAATCATAGTAGACAACTTTGCAGGAGGTGGCGGTGCCAGTACGGGGATTGAGATGGCTACAGGGTTAAATGTCGATGTAGCAATTAATCACGATCCGGCCGCCATTGCCATGCACAAGGCTAATCACCCGCATACCGAACATTATTGTGAGTCAGTATGGGATGTTGATCCAGTTGAGGTGGTGAAGGGGAGGAAGGTCGGCTTGTGCTGGCTCTCTCCTGATTGCAAACACTTTTCTAAAGCGAAGGGCGGAAAGCCTGTTGATAAGACAATCAGAGGGCTTGCTTGGGTGGCGCTCAGGTGGGCGGCCACCGTCAAGCCAAGAGTCATCATTTTGGAAAACGTAGAAGAGTTTAAAACGTGGGGACCACTTAAAGATGGTAAGCCAGATCCAGATCGAAAAGGATACACATTCAAATCATTCGTGAAACAGTTTAGGAAACACGGATATGAAATCGCCTGGAAAGAACTTCGGGCCTGTGACTTTGGCGCGCCTACCACTCGGAAAAGGTTATTTCTAATTGCCAGATGTGATGG
- a CDS encoding DNA adenine methylase encodes MATVSPLIWFGGKGKQAEYIISKMPAHKVYIEPFGGAAHVISQKSRTNHEVYNDIDGIVVNFILQSIENTEALIQKVAALPYSRELYDKYRREEMPRDPLEQAVRFFYLNRSAISKGNSEEVPKTGWRHSTSSSQNPAMGYVNACEKIRSFAKRMQGVMIERTDFRTIIEKYDSPEALFYIDPPYIGREKFYAGGFTLSDHRDLAMLLSKVSGKVIISYYDDPLIDELYGTWNIERHGAFKQAVGGQNVGGPAEELLIMNFETKQLSLF; translated from the coding sequence ATGGCAACTGTATCACCATTGATCTGGTTCGGTGGAAAAGGTAAGCAGGCTGAATATATCATCAGCAAAATGCCAGCACACAAGGTTTATATTGAGCCGTTTGGTGGGGCTGCTCATGTGATCTCGCAAAAGAGCAGAACGAATCATGAAGTGTATAACGACATTGACGGTATCGTGGTCAATTTCATCTTACAGTCTATCGAAAACACTGAAGCATTAATTCAGAAAGTGGCTGCGCTTCCGTATAGCCGGGAGCTATATGACAAGTACCGGCGTGAAGAAATGCCTCGAGATCCTCTTGAGCAAGCGGTCAGATTCTTTTATTTAAATCGCTCAGCTATTTCTAAAGGCAATTCAGAGGAAGTGCCAAAGACGGGATGGCGACACAGTACCAGCTCGAGTCAAAACCCGGCAATGGGATACGTGAATGCCTGCGAAAAGATCAGGTCTTTCGCTAAGAGAATGCAGGGTGTCATGATCGAGCGCACAGACTTCAGAACAATAATTGAAAAATATGATTCACCTGAAGCGTTGTTTTATATTGATCCTCCATACATTGGCCGGGAGAAGTTTTATGCCGGCGGATTTACATTAAGCGATCATCGGGACTTGGCAATGCTGCTATCGAAGGTTTCAGGGAAAGTCATCATTTCATACTATGACGATCCACTGATCGATGAACTATATGGAACCTGGAACATTGAAAGGCATGGTGCATTCAAGCAAGCGGTTGGCGGTCAAAATGTAGGCGGTCCGGCCGAGGAACTATTAATCATGAATTTTGAAACCAAGCAGCTGTCACTATTCTGA